One segment of Nostoc piscinale CENA21 DNA contains the following:
- a CDS encoding PAS domain S-box protein, which yields MPYIHYSHLLRYGFVVVIVATALVIMLLLDPILDMKGTPFLLFFSAVMVSAWYGGLKSGLLATFLSAILSDYFFLSQHYTVGLSLSNGIKILLFAVQGLLVSFLSEELRHAKRKAEINLQKLKISEERFRVALSNSDIVVFQQDRDFRYQWVHNLQGIDTVAAVLGRTDYELFPTVIAQQLMKIKRHAVEQGVSTREEVCLSLGEEVIYYDLLVEPLTGGEGGVTCVGVNITERKQTELEKANLQSTLQQALQKKEESLALLNTWLTTSPIALAFLDTELRYVYVNEALAAINGIPVSQHIGRTLQEILPEWAGQLEPVFQQVMQTRQPLLNQEISGETYPSGVYRQSLVSYYPVSLPDGKLLGVGVTGFDITPLKQAEQALRDSEAKFRSVVESNMIGIGFWERDGKITDANDALLNMLGYSHEDLVNGELDWRNLTPAEYLPLDEQALIQLQHSSFSIPYEKEYIRKDGTRLPVLIGSSHFEETSDRGAFFVIDIKERKQAEEQLRYIAEISSLLSTSLDYEETLQQIAKISVPQLADWCSVEILTDDGSLRRLPVAYADPSQAELAQQLQKYVPNLSGIHPIARVLQTGKPELISQVTEQMLVASTQNAEHLEIIRQLGAKSAMVVPLIAHKRVLGCITFAIAQSNRCYDETDLNLATDVAYRAALAVENAQLYRDNHQALINYAESLALLDALLAGAPVAVCFLDQELRYIRINQVLADINGFPVEAHLGRKFNEMFPRMAARFEAQLQQVLETGEPLLNVEISGQVPGKPGMYGYWLGNYYPVRNALDETVGIGIIFSDVTATKVAEIALRESESRFRAMFNQAAVGIALVALNGRFLQVNPALCDITGYSQAELMQMNFQDITHPDDLADDLAQAGRVLAKEIHGYSLEKRYIRKDGSPIWVNLTSSAVWDIHGQAKYAVGIIEDISERKQAELAQNFLVEASSLLAASLDYKVTLHNVANLVVPTLADWCVVDVLGEDYTIQQIAMIAAIPAKHEILTELRRRYPPKYENNSPFRETLLRGESVFYPELPPQILAEMAEDEEHLQLLQSLGMGSLIIIPLHLRGEVFGVISLVRGTSSCAYNSADLALAEDLAHRAAAAIDNARLYQKTQQAKQAAELAVSRTVRLQRITAALSEAITPQQVADVVVNQGIAALGASAGSVSLLVEHGSYLKVVQATGYPESVLEGWKSFPVTAAAPLAETVRTGKAIFLESPAALAANYPHLAELPSVTGNSAFACVPLSVEKQVIGALGWSFATTQTFSEADQGFMLTLGQQCGQAIARAQLYEAERLARSEAETANRIKDEFLAVLSHELRTPLNPILGWAKLLRTRRNDEATIVRALETIERNAKLQAQLIEDLLDVSRILRGKLSLHIRTVDLNSTITAALETVRLAAEAKSIQLQTSLPQHNVEVMGDGDRLQQIVWNLVSNAVKFTPSAGRVELRLEQVGMEAQIQVIDNGKGITPEFLPYVFEYFRQADGKTTRVFGGLGLGLAIVRHLVELHGGIVWAESPGEGQGATFTVRLPLHKSADSLVLNPETAQMDLATQDSLLAGVRILFVDDQADVLEFFTFALEQYGAEVTAVASAAEALETLVQLQPDILLSDIGMPIMDGYMLLRQIRQLPSEQGGQIPAIALTAYAGEIDYKQAMAAGFQRHIPKPVDPVDLAIAIAKLIRRK from the coding sequence ATGCCCTACATTCATTATTCGCATTTACTACGTTATGGCTTTGTGGTGGTAATTGTCGCCACAGCACTAGTAATTATGCTCTTGCTTGACCCTATATTAGATATGAAGGGAACGCCATTCCTACTATTTTTTAGTGCAGTAATGGTGAGTGCTTGGTATGGTGGTTTGAAATCAGGACTGTTAGCAACCTTCTTGTCAGCAATATTGAGCGATTACTTTTTTCTTTCCCAGCATTACACAGTCGGGTTAAGTTTATCTAATGGTATAAAAATACTGTTATTTGCTGTACAGGGATTACTAGTTAGTTTTCTGTCTGAAGAATTAAGGCACGCTAAACGTAAAGCAGAAATTAATCTCCAGAAACTAAAAATTAGTGAGGAAAGATTTCGCGTCGCCCTGAGTAATTCAGATATTGTGGTGTTTCAGCAAGACCGCGATTTCCGTTATCAATGGGTTCATAATCTACAGGGTATAGACACAGTTGCAGCCGTGTTGGGCAGAACAGACTATGAACTGTTCCCGACGGTAATAGCACAACAATTGATGAAAATTAAACGCCACGCGGTAGAACAAGGTGTGTCCACCCGTGAGGAAGTTTGTCTGAGTCTTGGGGAAGAAGTGATTTACTATGACTTGCTAGTGGAACCCCTTACAGGTGGTGAAGGTGGTGTAACTTGTGTAGGCGTAAATATTACAGAACGCAAGCAAACAGAACTAGAAAAAGCCAATTTACAAAGCACACTTCAGCAAGCCCTCCAAAAAAAAGAAGAATCTTTAGCTTTACTGAACACTTGGTTAACTACTTCTCCCATAGCACTGGCATTTCTTGATACCGAATTACGCTATGTGTATGTTAATGAAGCGTTAGCAGCTATCAATGGTATACCTGTGAGCCAACATATTGGTCGCACTTTACAAGAAATCTTACCAGAATGGGCGGGGCAATTAGAGCCTGTTTTTCAGCAAGTGATGCAAACGCGCCAACCATTACTGAATCAAGAAATTAGCGGTGAAACTTATCCGTCTGGGGTGTATCGGCAAAGTTTAGTCAGCTACTATCCCGTTAGCTTACCCGATGGAAAATTGCTGGGAGTGGGAGTCACTGGTTTTGATATCACACCACTCAAACAAGCTGAACAAGCATTACGAGACAGCGAAGCCAAGTTTCGCAGTGTGGTTGAGTCCAATATGATTGGGATTGGCTTTTGGGAAAGAGATGGCAAAATCACAGATGCTAATGATGCGTTGCTGAATATGTTAGGTTACAGCCACGAAGATTTAGTTAATGGAGAATTGGACTGGCGAAATTTGACACCTGCTGAGTATCTCCCACTTGATGAACAAGCACTAATACAACTTCAACACAGCTCCTTTTCGATTCCTTATGAAAAAGAATATATCCGCAAAGATGGTACTCGCCTACCAGTGTTAATCGGTAGCAGTCATTTTGAGGAAACTTCAGATAGAGGCGCTTTTTTTGTTATTGATATTAAAGAACGTAAGCAAGCGGAAGAGCAACTGCGTTATATTGCGGAAATTAGTAGTTTACTTTCTACCTCATTAGATTATGAGGAAACTTTACAGCAAATTGCCAAAATATCTGTACCACAATTAGCTGACTGGTGTAGTGTGGAGATTTTGACGGATGATGGTTCACTGCGGCGTTTACCTGTGGCTTATGCAGATCCTTCCCAGGCAGAGTTAGCGCAACAACTCCAAAAGTATGTGCCGAATTTGTCAGGTATACATCCGATCGCTAGAGTACTGCAAACAGGCAAACCAGAATTAATCTCTCAAGTTACTGAGCAGATGTTAGTTGCCTCAACGCAAAACGCTGAACATTTAGAAATTATCCGTCAGCTAGGGGCTAAGTCGGCAATGGTGGTGCCGTTAATCGCCCACAAACGAGTTTTGGGTTGTATTACCTTTGCGATCGCCCAATCAAATCGTTGCTACGATGAAACTGATTTAAACTTAGCCACAGATGTAGCTTATCGCGCTGCCTTAGCAGTGGAAAATGCCCAACTTTATCGCGATAATCATCAAGCGTTAATCAATTATGCCGAATCTCTAGCACTGTTAGATGCACTGTTAGCAGGCGCACCTGTGGCTGTTTGCTTTTTAGATCAAGAACTACGCTATATCAGAATTAATCAGGTTTTAGCTGACATTAACGGTTTCCCTGTGGAAGCCCATCTGGGGCGGAAATTTAACGAGATGTTCCCCAGGATGGCAGCAAGGTTTGAAGCGCAATTACAACAGGTGTTAGAAACTGGCGAACCTCTGCTGAATGTCGAAATTAGCGGGCAAGTACCAGGAAAGCCAGGAATGTATGGCTATTGGCTGGGTAACTATTATCCAGTCCGCAATGCTTTAGATGAAACTGTGGGGATTGGAATTATTTTCTCGGATGTCACAGCCACCAAAGTTGCCGAAATTGCTTTGCGTGAAAGTGAATCGAGATTCCGCGCTATGTTCAACCAAGCCGCAGTGGGTATTGCTTTAGTAGCGTTAAATGGCAGATTTTTGCAAGTGAATCCAGCATTGTGTGACATCACAGGTTACAGCCAAGCCGAATTAATGCAGATGAACTTTCAAGATATCACCCACCCTGATGACTTAGCGGATGATTTAGCCCAGGCTGGGAGAGTTTTAGCTAAGGAAATTCATGGTTATTCCTTAGAAAAACGCTACATTCGCAAAGATGGTTCCCCGATTTGGGTGAATTTGACTTCTTCGGCTGTTTGGGACATTCATGGACAAGCCAAGTATGCAGTCGGCATTATCGAAGATATTAGCGAACGTAAGCAAGCAGAACTAGCACAAAACTTTTTAGTCGAAGCCAGTAGCCTACTAGCAGCCTCCCTAGATTATAAAGTCACTCTCCATAATGTGGCTAATTTGGTAGTACCTACCTTAGCTGATTGGTGCGTTGTTGATGTGCTTGGGGAAGATTACACGATTCAACAAATAGCGATGATTGCTGCTATTCCGGCTAAACATGAAATACTCACAGAACTGCGCCGACGTTATCCGCCCAAATACGAAAACAACAGTCCGTTTCGCGAAACTTTGCTGCGGGGTGAATCAGTCTTTTATCCCGAATTGCCACCTCAAATTCTGGCAGAGATGGCTGAAGACGAGGAGCATTTACAATTACTCCAAAGCCTGGGTATGGGTTCCTTGATAATCATTCCCCTCCATTTGCGTGGGGAAGTATTTGGCGTAATTTCTTTAGTGAGAGGCACATCTAGTTGTGCTTACAATTCAGCAGACTTGGCATTAGCAGAAGATTTAGCCCATCGTGCGGCGGCGGCTATTGATAATGCTAGACTTTACCAAAAAACCCAGCAGGCAAAACAAGCCGCTGAATTAGCAGTCAGTCGTACTGTGCGTTTACAAAGAATCACCGCCGCCCTTTCCGAAGCTATCACCCCGCAACAAGTGGCTGATGTGGTGGTGAATCAGGGAATTGCGGCTTTAGGTGCGAGTGCGGGTTCTGTGAGTTTGTTAGTGGAACATGGCAGTTATTTGAAAGTTGTGCAAGCCACTGGCTATCCAGAATCAGTGCTGGAAGGGTGGAAAAGTTTTCCGGTAACGGCGGCTGCACCTTTAGCGGAAACTGTGCGAACAGGCAAAGCAATTTTCCTTGAAAGTCCAGCCGCCTTAGCAGCTAATTATCCCCACTTAGCCGAATTGCCATCGGTGACAGGAAATTCAGCCTTTGCTTGTGTTCCCTTGAGTGTAGAAAAACAGGTGATTGGGGCATTAGGGTGGAGTTTTGCAACTACCCAAACCTTTTCGGAAGCAGACCAAGGATTTATGTTGACATTGGGGCAGCAATGTGGTCAAGCGATCGCCCGCGCTCAACTCTACGAAGCCGAACGCCTTGCCCGTTCCGAAGCCGAAACCGCCAACCGCATCAAAGATGAATTTCTGGCGGTGCTTTCCCATGAACTGCGAACTCCTCTCAACCCGATTTTGGGCTGGGCAAAATTACTCCGCACCCGCAGAAATGACGAAGCAACAATAGTTCGGGCTTTGGAAACCATTGAACGCAACGCCAAGTTACAAGCCCAACTGATTGAAGATTTATTAGATGTATCGCGGATTTTGCGGGGTAAATTAAGTCTGCATATCCGCACCGTAGATTTAAACAGCACAATTACCGCCGCCTTAGAAACAGTGCGTTTAGCCGCCGAAGCCAAGTCAATTCAACTGCAAACCTCACTGCCTCAGCATAACGTTGAGGTGATGGGTGATGGCGATCGCTTGCAACAAATTGTCTGGAATTTGGTATCCAATGCCGTAAAATTCACACCGTCAGCCGGACGAGTAGAATTGCGTTTAGAACAAGTCGGGATGGAGGCGCAAATTCAAGTCATTGATAACGGTAAGGGCATTACCCCCGAATTTTTACCCTACGTCTTTGAATACTTCCGCCAAGCCGATGGCAAAACTACCAGAGTATTTGGTGGGTTGGGATTAGGACTGGCAATTGTCCGCCATTTAGTAGAACTCCACGGTGGTATAGTCTGGGCAGAAAGTCCAGGTGAAGGACAAGGGGCAACTTTTACCGTGCGGCTACCTCTGCATAAAAGTGCCGATTCCCTTGTGTTGAATCCTGAAACTGCACAGATGGATTTGGCAACCCAAGATTCATTATTGGCGGGAGTGCGAATTTTATTTGTTGATGATCAAGCCGATGTCTTGGAGTTTTTCACCTTTGCCTTAGAACAATATGGGGCAGAAGTCACAGCAGTCGCCTCCGCCGCAGAAGCATTGGAAACCCTAGTTCAGTTACAGCCAGATATTTTACTCAGCGATATTGGAATGCCCATCATGGATGGGTATATGTTGCTACGGCAGATTAGGCAATTACCCTCAGAACAAGGCGGGCAAATCCCAGCAATTGCTCTCACCGCCTATGCGGGCGAAATTGACTACAAACAAGCAATGGCCGCAGGCTTTCAACGACATATCCCCAAACCCGTTGATCCTGTTGACTTAGCAATTGCGATCGCTAAACTGATTCGGCGAAAGTGA
- the bioF gene encoding 8-amino-7-oxononanoate synthase, which translates to MTPDPYAWIEESLATIHRADWYRKVQTLSDRPGATVVLAGQEVINFASNDYLGLAGDERLIAAATAATRELGTGSTGSRLLSGHRQLHRDLEKAIASLKQTEDAIVFSSGYLANLGAIAAVVGKRDLILSDQYNHSSLKNGAILSGATIREYPHCDILALKTQLSQQRQNYRRCLIITDSVFSMDGDLCPLPTLLAIAEEFNCMLLVDEAHATGVMGQTGAGCVEFFGCTGKQLIQIGTLSKALGSLGGYVAGDAHLIDFLRNRAPTWIYTTGLSPADTAAALAAIYIVQQEPQRRTQLWDNVDYLKNLMQQQLPQLKLLPTESPILCFQLPSPTDALQVGKQLKDAGIFAPAIRPPTVPTSRIRISVMATHQTKHIEALIAALKNRNLV; encoded by the coding sequence ATGACACCAGACCCTTATGCTTGGATAGAAGAATCATTAGCAACCATCCATCGGGCGGACTGGTATCGTAAAGTACAAACTTTAAGCGATCGCCCTGGTGCGACGGTGGTTTTGGCGGGGCAAGAGGTGATTAATTTTGCCAGTAATGATTATTTGGGCTTGGCTGGGGATGAAAGATTAATCGCTGCTGCTACAGCCGCTACTAGAGAATTGGGGACTGGTAGTACAGGTTCTCGCTTACTCAGTGGGCATCGACAATTACACAGAGATTTAGAAAAAGCGATCGCATCCCTGAAACAAACCGAAGATGCGATTGTCTTTAGTTCAGGATATCTGGCAAACTTGGGAGCGATCGCAGCTGTCGTTGGGAAACGCGATTTAATTCTCTCTGACCAGTACAATCATTCCAGCCTGAAAAACGGTGCCATTCTTAGTGGGGCAACCATCAGAGAATATCCCCACTGTGATATTTTGGCGTTAAAAACTCAACTCAGCCAACAACGGCAAAACTACCGTCGCTGTTTAATCATTACCGATAGCGTCTTTAGTATGGATGGGGATTTATGCCCTTTGCCAACATTGTTAGCCATAGCTGAAGAATTTAACTGTATGCTACTAGTTGATGAAGCTCACGCAACTGGAGTAATGGGTCAAACTGGCGCTGGGTGTGTAGAATTTTTTGGCTGTACTGGCAAGCAATTGATTCAAATTGGCACTTTAAGCAAAGCTTTAGGTAGTTTAGGCGGTTATGTTGCTGGCGATGCTCACTTAATTGATTTTTTACGCAATCGCGCCCCGACTTGGATTTACACCACCGGACTTTCCCCAGCGGATACAGCCGCAGCCTTAGCCGCAATTTACATTGTCCAACAAGAGCCCCAACGGCGAACGCAATTGTGGGACAATGTCGATTACCTAAAAAATCTTATGCAGCAGCAATTACCCCAACTGAAGTTATTACCAACAGAATCACCCATACTTTGTTTTCAATTACCTAGTCCTACTGATGCACTCCAGGTTGGTAAGCAACTCAAAGATGCAGGTATTTTTGCCCCGGCAATTCGTCCACCCACTGTCCCAACCAGTCGCATTAGAATTTCTGTTATGGCTACCCATCAAACAAAGCATATAGAAGCGTTAATCGCAGCCTTGAAAAATCGGAATTTGGTTTGA
- a CDS encoding helix-turn-helix domain-containing protein has protein sequence MTMAPAYLLKILGNPTIEISQAELRSLLGEIESQLHRSQVYRQAVAQLQTLLGSSEEAKNLFKAVGREAISLVFQNFAHHAKVADSNQQANTELEKSSDVANSLTSNHLNHPQTNTDILSTSLVTEDRSNLVTQNPESSAKKHPTAKLMNWLQPNQKKANAELAEQQLAAQRLAIMSQIGQQLRQAREARGFCLRDLSIFTHLPLHQMEAVENGDLKSLPEDILVRGFIRVMGNALGLNGTNLANSLPMVNTVPSVIPSWSQPKHNNSPSMGLELRPIHLYLGYTALVAGTVGGLSVMSQPGKIDTTVNPDVSPSSSISHSNQNSETNTKPGIKSSAAGISVGSDIAPPEAL, from the coding sequence ATGACTATGGCACCTGCATATTTATTGAAAATTCTAGGAAATCCTACCATTGAAATTTCACAAGCAGAACTGCGATCGCTACTAGGTGAAATTGAGTCTCAACTTCATCGCAGTCAGGTTTATCGTCAAGCCGTGGCTCAATTACAAACATTACTTGGTTCTTCCGAAGAAGCCAAAAATTTATTTAAAGCTGTCGGTAGAGAAGCCATTAGTTTAGTCTTCCAGAACTTTGCACATCACGCAAAAGTTGCAGATAGCAATCAACAAGCGAACACAGAATTAGAAAAATCTAGTGATGTTGCTAATAGTCTTACCAGCAATCATCTCAATCACCCACAAACAAATACAGATATATTATCAACGTCTTTGGTAACGGAAGATAGAAGTAATCTTGTAACCCAAAATCCAGAAAGTTCAGCTAAAAAACATCCCACAGCAAAACTCATGAACTGGCTGCAACCCAATCAAAAAAAAGCGAATGCTGAACTAGCCGAGCAACAATTAGCCGCACAACGTTTAGCAATCATGAGTCAAATTGGTCAACAACTACGCCAAGCCCGTGAAGCTAGAGGTTTTTGTTTGAGAGATTTGAGTATCTTTACTCACTTACCCCTTCATCAAATGGAAGCAGTCGAAAACGGCGATTTAAAGTCATTACCAGAGGATATTTTAGTCAGAGGATTTATCCGGGTGATGGGTAATGCTTTGGGACTGAACGGCACAAATTTGGCTAACTCGTTACCAATGGTGAATACTGTTCCATCCGTTATACCTTCTTGGTCTCAGCCTAAACATAATAATTCCCCTAGTATGGGGTTAGAACTACGACCAATACATTTATATTTAGGCTACACAGCCCTGGTAGCTGGGACAGTAGGAGGGTTATCTGTCATGTCTCAGCCGGGAAAAATTGACACCACTGTTAATCCTGATGTTAGTCCGTCTTCGTCTATTTCCCACTCTAACCAAAATTCCGAAACTAATACTAAACCTGGTATCAAGTCGAGTGCTGCGGGAATTAGTGTCGGTTCAGATATTGCCCCACCGGAAGCATTGTAA
- a CDS encoding alpha/beta hydrolase — protein sequence MKIRKQQLLFLFKFRMLLVFGIVVAIAYCSISLFLFFQQPKFIFFPSTVIEKTPDSFNLPYQEVWLPVKTSLGKVEKIHAWWIPANQPDAKVLLYLHGNGLNIGANIAHSQRFHQLGFSVLLIDYRGYGRSQGDFPNEMRVYQDAATAWQYLTQQQQIPPQQIFIYGHSLGGAIAIDLAVKHPQAAGLIVESSFSSIREMISTRKWFSIFPIDLILTQRFDSIKKVPQLQMPVLFIHGTADSTVPAYMSQKLYDAAPEPKQLILVPNADHNNTAVTAGGKYLQWVQSFVQKAGM from the coding sequence ATGAAAATACGTAAGCAGCAATTGTTATTTTTATTCAAGTTTAGGATGTTACTTGTTTTTGGAATAGTTGTCGCGATCGCCTACTGTAGCATCAGTTTATTTCTGTTTTTCCAGCAACCCAAGTTCATCTTTTTTCCCTCCACTGTCATTGAAAAGACACCAGACTCGTTCAATCTGCCTTATCAAGAAGTCTGGCTACCTGTAAAAACTAGCTTGGGAAAGGTGGAAAAAATCCATGCTTGGTGGATTCCAGCCAACCAGCCCGATGCCAAGGTGTTGTTATATCTGCACGGGAATGGCCTGAATATTGGCGCAAATATAGCGCATAGCCAGCGATTTCATCAACTAGGATTTTCGGTATTGTTGATTGATTATCGGGGATATGGTCGCAGCCAAGGCGATTTTCCTAATGAAATGAGAGTTTATCAAGATGCTGCTACAGCTTGGCAATATCTGACGCAGCAACAGCAAATTCCCCCCCAGCAAATTTTTATTTATGGTCATTCTTTGGGTGGTGCGATCGCTATTGATTTAGCTGTGAAACACCCCCAAGCCGCTGGGTTAATCGTAGAAAGTTCTTTTTCATCCATACGCGAGATGATATCTACTCGCAAATGGTTTTCTATATTTCCCATCGATTTAATTTTGACACAGCGTTTTGACTCAATCAAAAAAGTGCCGCAGTTGCAAATGCCAGTTTTATTTATTCATGGTACGGCTGATTCTACTGTACCTGCTTACATGAGCCAAAAACTTTATGATGCTGCCCCTGAACCAAAACAACTAATTTTGGTTCCTAATGCTGACCATAACAATACAGCTGTAACTGCTGGTGGTAAATATCTGCAATGGGTACAATCATTTGTTCAAAAGGCTGGTATGTAA
- a CDS encoding helix-turn-helix domain-containing protein — translation MSLLEDVQKEQLQEISKTLKQVRQEKSIQLEQVAIKTNIRLACLKALDAGKFDELPEPVYIQGFIRRYADVIGLDGASLAKTFSTEVQPSMVEKTSGHKAASKRKFSLPLFIPYTVLLIVAAGGLMYVLNPQFSAESLVKKLNLGTSKKTTAALSQPAPLPKTESLPSAAQAPAENPPTPLTVVAPPKDSLSQAVAVTLELQGKSWLQVKVDGKTEFVGNLNKGQRKTWTAKKQLTVRSGNAGVVLVSVNNQPATPLGTTGKIKEVTFTPQVTNQQPKVNGQ, via the coding sequence GTGAGCCTCTTAGAAGACGTTCAAAAAGAACAGTTGCAAGAAATAAGTAAAACTTTAAAACAAGTCAGACAAGAGAAGTCTATTCAACTAGAGCAGGTAGCAATTAAAACCAATATTCGCCTTGCTTGCTTAAAGGCTTTAGATGCGGGAAAATTTGATGAATTACCCGAACCTGTATATATTCAAGGATTTATCCGTCGTTATGCAGATGTCATCGGTTTAGATGGTGCGTCGTTAGCCAAAACTTTTTCTACTGAAGTTCAACCTTCAATGGTTGAAAAAACTTCTGGTCACAAAGCAGCATCGAAACGTAAATTTTCTTTACCACTATTCATTCCTTACACCGTTTTATTAATAGTGGCGGCAGGTGGGCTTATGTATGTACTTAATCCCCAATTTTCTGCCGAATCTCTTGTCAAAAAACTTAACTTAGGAACATCTAAAAAAACAACAGCAGCCTTATCTCAACCTGCACCATTACCTAAAACTGAATCTTTACCATCAGCTGCTCAAGCACCAGCCGAAAATCCCCCAACGCCCCTAACTGTGGTTGCACCCCCAAAAGATAGTTTGAGTCAAGCTGTCGCTGTTACTTTAGAACTTCAAGGTAAATCTTGGTTACAAGTGAAAGTAGACGGGAAAACTGAATTTGTGGGTAACTTAAACAAAGGACAACGCAAAACCTGGACAGCTAAAAAACAGTTGACTGTGCGTTCTGGAAATGCAGGTGTTGTCTTAGTTTCTGTTAACAATCAACCAGCAACACCCTTGGGAACTACAGGGAAAATCAAGGAAGTTACATTCACTCCCCAAGTCACCAATCAACAGCCTAAGGTCAACGGTCAATAG
- the gatA gene encoding Asp-tRNA(Asn)/Glu-tRNA(Gln) amidotransferase subunit GatA, with product MASIRELHEQLVKKERSAVEITQEALDKIQALEPKLHSFLHVTAQQALEQARAVDAKIAAGEEIGLLAGIPTGIKDNMCTKGIPTTCGSRILENFVPPYESTVTQKLLDAGAVTVGKTNLDEFAMGSSTENSAYQVTANPWDVTRVPGGSSGGSAAAVAGGECVVSLGSDTGGSIRQPASFCGVVGLKPTYGLVSRYGLVAYASSLDQIGPFGRSVEDTAILLRAIAGYDPKDSTSLKVDIPDYLASLKPDLKARKKLRIGIITETFGEGLDSVVETAVTKAIDQLQMLGAEIHTISCPRFRYGLPSYYIIAPSEASANLARYDGVKYGLRTPDADNLLSMYKSTRASGFGTEVKRRIMIGTYALSAGYYDAYYLKAQKVRTLIKQDFENAFKKVDVLVTPTAPTTAFKAGEKTTDPLSMYLNDLMTIPVNLAGLPGISIPCGFDDQGLPIGLQIIGNVLREDQILQVAYAYEQATNWHLRQPAL from the coding sequence ATGGCATCCATACGCGAGTTGCACGAACAGCTAGTTAAAAAAGAACGTTCCGCCGTTGAAATTACCCAAGAAGCTTTGGACAAAATTCAAGCTTTAGAGCCGAAATTACACAGTTTCTTGCATGTAACAGCACAACAGGCGTTAGAGCAAGCTCGTGCTGTAGATGCCAAAATTGCTGCGGGTGAAGAAATTGGCTTGTTAGCGGGGATTCCAACTGGTATTAAAGATAATATGTGTACCAAAGGAATTCCTACTACCTGCGGTTCCCGGATTTTGGAAAATTTTGTGCCGCCTTATGAGTCTACAGTGACACAAAAGTTGCTAGATGCTGGGGCTGTCACGGTGGGCAAAACCAATTTAGATGAATTTGCAATGGGTAGTTCAACCGAAAATTCTGCCTACCAAGTTACAGCTAACCCGTGGGATGTAACGCGGGTTCCTGGTGGTTCATCTGGGGGTTCAGCCGCCGCCGTCGCTGGGGGGGAATGTGTTGTTTCCTTGGGTTCTGATACTGGTGGTTCAATTCGCCAACCAGCTTCTTTTTGTGGTGTCGTCGGTTTGAAACCAACCTACGGACTGGTTTCAAGATATGGTTTGGTGGCTTATGCTTCATCTTTGGATCAAATTGGCCCTTTTGGACGCTCTGTAGAAGATACAGCAATTCTGCTCCGAGCGATCGCAGGCTACGACCCCAAAGACTCCACTAGCCTCAAAGTAGACATTCCTGATTATCTGGCTTCCCTCAAACCAGACCTCAAAGCCCGAAAAAAGCTGCGAATTGGGATAATTACAGAAACCTTTGGTGAAGGCTTAGACTCGGTGGTTGAAACAGCTGTTACCAAAGCCATCGACCAATTACAAATGTTAGGCGCTGAAATCCATACAATTTCTTGTCCGCGTTTCCGCTATGGCTTACCCAGTTACTACATCATCGCCCCATCGGAAGCATCAGCCAACCTCGCTCGTTACGATGGCGTGAAATACGGCTTACGCACACCCGATGCAGATAATTTACTGTCAATGTACAAGAGTACCCGTGCTAGTGGCTTTGGTACTGAAGTTAAACGCCGAATCATGATTGGCACTTACGCCCTATCGGCTGGGTATTATGATGCTTACTATCTCAAAGCCCAAAAAGTCCGCACCCTGATCAAACAAGACTTTGAAAACGCCTTTAAAAAAGTTGATGTATTAGTTACTCCGACTGCTCCTACCACAGCATTTAAAGCCGGAGAAAAAACCACAGATCCTTTGAGTATGTACCTAAATGACCTGATGACCATCCCTGTAAATCTAGCTGGCTTACCGGGGATTAGCATACCTTGTGGTTTTGATGACCAAGGTTTACCCATTGGCTTGCAAATCATTGGCAATGTCTTAAGAGAAGACCAAATTCTGCAAGTAGCTTATGCTTATGAGCAAGCAACTAATTGGCATTTACGTCAGCCAGCACTGTAG